One region of Cloacibacillus sp. An23 genomic DNA includes:
- the hrcA gene encoding heat-inducible transcriptional repressor HrcA, whose translation MITERQLEVVLSVVYEYIKNGETVGSRTVSRRYLPGRSSATIRNEMSDLEDLGFLTQTHASSGRIPTTQGYRLYVNSVLQRVNNAGPSVKLLKKMMEHKQGLEKMLASASDMLSRVSNYVGIAAITPLDTVRFHHVNFVRMDDRKVLLLVVLQGGLVHQKFIDIAVDMTQDDLDALASRLNRFSGMAWSDIKKTVKGELLADIGRCRDECEKAVLAIDSMLGSHEPKIFTGSFSHMMNLQDFQDLGRMQALCSFLEEEENMAALVRRCSIDELNVMIGDESELPGMERSALVAATGEAGGQKAVVGLIGPERMDYEKAIASIDGVLRKLDSESGEKEEIDK comes from the coding sequence ATGATAACGGAAAGGCAGCTCGAAGTCGTGCTCTCGGTCGTCTACGAATATATCAAGAACGGCGAGACGGTCGGCTCGCGCACTGTTTCGCGCCGCTATCTTCCGGGGCGCAGCTCCGCGACGATACGCAACGAGATGTCCGACCTCGAAGACCTCGGGTTCCTCACCCAGACGCACGCCTCGTCAGGCAGGATACCGACGACGCAGGGCTACCGGCTCTACGTGAATTCGGTGCTCCAGCGCGTGAACAACGCGGGGCCTTCTGTGAAGCTTCTCAAGAAGATGATGGAGCACAAGCAGGGGCTCGAGAAGATGCTGGCGTCGGCCTCCGACATGCTCAGCCGCGTGTCGAACTACGTCGGCATTGCGGCGATAACCCCGCTCGACACGGTGCGCTTTCATCATGTGAACTTCGTCCGCATGGACGACCGCAAGGTGCTCCTGCTGGTCGTTCTTCAGGGCGGCCTCGTCCACCAGAAATTCATAGATATCGCTGTGGACATGACGCAGGACGACCTCGACGCGCTCGCTTCGCGCCTCAACCGCTTCTCCGGCATGGCGTGGAGCGACATAAAAAAGACGGTGAAAGGGGAGCTTCTCGCCGACATAGGACGCTGCCGCGACGAATGCGAGAAAGCCGTACTGGCGATAGATTCGATGCTGGGCTCTCACGAGCCGAAGATATTCACCGGCTCGTTCAGCCACATGATGAACCTTCAGGATTTCCAGGATCTCGGGCGCATGCAGGCGCTCTGCTCTTTCCTGGAAGAAGAAGAGAACATGGCTGCGCTCGTCAGGCGCTGCTCGATAGACGAACTCAACGTCATGATAGGCGACGAAAGCGAGCTGCCGGGCATGGAGCGTTCGGCTCTCGTAGCCGCAACGGGCGAGGCCGGAGGGCAGAAGGCCGTCGTCGGCCTGATAGGGCCGGAACGCATGGACTATGAAAAAGCTATAGCTTCGATAGACGGAGTGCTGCGTAAGCTCGACTCCGAATCAGGCGAGAAAGAGGAGATAGACAAATGA
- a CDS encoding histidine phosphatase family protein, with translation MEKDKTTVYLIRHGECAGNKENRIRGCVDFPLNENGVRQAHALAEAMKDKHIDYIYTSPLSRATATAAILGETLGLSYEAREGFCNIHLGPWENRLKAELAVEEPEKWQTWLNQPEELVIEGGETLDQVRDRALAELNKVIEEHRGANIALIAHRGVLKPLMAGAIGVQRPSYWRLHVDTASYSVLTFDSLHGYCLMGLNFTEHLKGLPIIQEFD, from the coding sequence ATGGAAAAGGACAAGACGACCGTATATCTGATCCGCCACGGCGAGTGCGCGGGCAACAAGGAGAACCGCATACGCGGATGCGTGGATTTCCCGCTGAACGAGAACGGCGTGCGCCAGGCGCACGCGCTCGCCGAAGCTATGAAGGACAAGCACATCGACTATATTTATACGAGCCCGCTGTCGCGCGCGACCGCGACGGCGGCGATACTAGGCGAGACGCTCGGGCTGTCCTACGAGGCGCGTGAGGGGTTCTGCAACATACATCTGGGGCCGTGGGAGAACCGCCTGAAGGCGGAGCTCGCCGTCGAGGAGCCTGAGAAATGGCAGACGTGGCTCAACCAGCCGGAGGAGCTCGTCATCGAGGGCGGCGAGACTCTCGACCAGGTGCGCGACCGCGCGCTGGCCGAGCTCAATAAGGTCATAGAGGAGCACCGCGGCGCGAACATCGCGCTGATCGCGCACCGCGGAGTGCTGAAGCCGCTGATGGCGGGGGCCATCGGCGTGCAGCGTCCGAGCTACTGGCGGCTGCACGTGGACACGGCGTCGTACAGCGTCCTGACCTTCGACAGCCTTCACGGCTACTGCCTGATGGGCCTCAACTTCACGGAACATCTGAAAGGCCTTCCTATAATTCAGGAATTCGACTAA
- the folP gene encoding dihydropteroate synthase: MMKAHLIKFTGEKELAEAVLRLGGSEASLRFFEARRETLQLYVRDVPSPAASIIKQEALARGCDAAVHAQVITCGVERGDVIIFGSAKQLGHIADKLDEMPWWDLRGLAAEIRRLTAKRAPRRAALPCGAELTFGERTLLMGIINLTDDSFFEGSRCYGDAEKAAARAVKMAEDGADILDLGAESTRPGAPRVPEEQERERMAAAVAAIRRELPRMPLSIDTTRASVAGAALENGADIINDVSGLQFDNGVAEAAARHKAMLVLMHMRGTPSDMQTMCRYDNLMSEVCSFLDEAAEKAVSLGVARESIIIDPGIGFAKDHAQNLFLLRHCESLKALGYPVLVGASRKGTVGKATGRADAGDRLYGTLAVTSVCCWQGADIIRVHDVRENKDALMMTEAIRGAEYV, from the coding sequence ATGATGAAGGCTCACCTTATAAAGTTCACAGGCGAGAAAGAACTCGCAGAGGCGGTCCTGCGCCTCGGGGGCAGCGAGGCATCTCTGCGCTTTTTCGAAGCGCGGCGCGAAACGCTTCAGCTATACGTCAGGGACGTGCCGTCGCCGGCCGCCTCGATAATCAAGCAGGAGGCGCTCGCGCGCGGCTGCGACGCGGCAGTCCACGCGCAGGTCATAACATGCGGCGTCGAGCGCGGCGACGTGATAATCTTCGGCTCCGCGAAGCAGCTGGGACATATCGCCGACAAGCTCGACGAAATGCCGTGGTGGGATCTCCGCGGCCTCGCTGCGGAGATACGCCGGCTGACGGCGAAGCGTGCGCCGAGGCGCGCGGCTCTGCCCTGCGGCGCGGAGCTGACATTCGGCGAGCGCACTCTGCTGATGGGCATAATAAACCTGACCGACGACTCGTTCTTCGAGGGGAGCCGCTGCTACGGCGACGCGGAAAAGGCCGCCGCGAGGGCGGTGAAGATGGCGGAGGACGGAGCCGACATACTCGACCTCGGAGCGGAATCTACGCGCCCCGGCGCGCCGCGCGTCCCTGAGGAGCAGGAGCGCGAAAGAATGGCGGCGGCGGTCGCCGCGATACGGCGCGAGCTTCCGCGAATGCCGCTTTCCATCGACACGACGCGCGCATCCGTCGCCGGGGCCGCTCTCGAAAACGGCGCGGACATCATAAACGACGTGTCCGGCCTCCAGTTCGACAACGGCGTCGCTGAGGCCGCCGCGCGCCACAAGGCTATGCTCGTGCTGATGCACATGCGCGGCACTCCGTCTGACATGCAGACGATGTGCCGCTACGACAATCTCATGTCCGAGGTCTGCTCCTTCCTCGACGAGGCGGCGGAGAAGGCCGTTTCTCTCGGCGTCGCACGCGAAAGTATTATAATTGACCCGGGGATAGGGTTCGCCAAGGACCACGCGCAGAACCTTTTCCTCCTGCGCCACTGCGAAAGCCTGAAAGCCCTCGGCTATCCGGTGCTCGTCGGCGCCTCGCGCAAAGGAACGGTAGGAAAGGCGACGGGACGCGCAGACGCGGGTGACAGGCTGTATGGGACTCTCGCCGTCACGTCCGTCTGCTGCTGGCAGGGCGCAGACATAATAAGAGTCCACGACGTGCGCGAGAACAAGGACGCGCTGATGATGACCGAAGCTATAAGAGGGGCTGAATATGTCTGA
- the folK gene encoding 2-amino-4-hydroxy-6-hydroxymethyldihydropteridine diphosphokinase — protein sequence MSDKRIFLAFGSNLGNRLEHLKAALKYLEEHGVRIESKSRVWETAPWGETDQPAFLNMCASARTDLDPFALLRLLKNAEADLGRRESSHWGPREIDIDIIFFGSLVMNDQKLTIPHPYMHERGFVLKPLSEIAPDEEHPVSHKTVSEMLSELPKAELENMVWISEI from the coding sequence ATGTCTGATAAAAGGATTTTTCTCGCGTTCGGTTCAAACCTCGGCAACAGGCTGGAGCATCTCAAGGCCGCGCTGAAATATCTCGAGGAGCACGGCGTCCGCATCGAGAGCAAAAGCCGCGTGTGGGAGACCGCCCCGTGGGGCGAGACCGACCAGCCGGCGTTCCTAAATATGTGCGCATCGGCGCGCACGGACTTGGACCCGTTCGCGCTGCTGCGTCTGCTTAAGAACGCCGAGGCCGACCTCGGACGCCGTGAGAGCTCGCACTGGGGACCTCGCGAGATAGACATCGACATAATATTCTTCGGCTCGCTCGTGATGAACGACCAAAAGCTGACGATCCCGCATCCGTATATGCACGAGAGAGGCTTCGTGCTTAAGCCGCTCTCCGAGATAGCTCCCGACGAGGAGCACCCGGTCTCGCACAAGACCGTGTCGGAGATGCTTTCGGAGCTTCCGAAGGCCGAGCTGGAAAATATGGTATGGATTTCGGAAATATAA
- a CDS encoding MurR/RpiR family transcriptional regulator, producing MDSTQLQNLLMEKAHTMPNKARRVAEYLLANMREASFRSIGDIADELKVSKAQLVRVAQMLGFSGYAELKACLQKTILEQINPAALLARAVSSNDSFPDSIFKAEHANLDDTMAQLVPADIDKFCEIIKSASNVYCVGWGISSLVMELMQIRLTVMGCRALLCRRGGLSLWEQVRSVREGDAVVVCELPSYAVEVTESVEIAHRNGARVITMTDSAAAPVCRFAELQINVSANSPTFGSSIIGPIFLTHVLTSSLAVSLGDEAKKSFDEQAQFLHDERIFHPIFGLKY from the coding sequence ATGGACAGTACTCAGTTACAGAACCTTTTAATGGAGAAAGCGCATACGATGCCGAACAAGGCGCGGCGTGTCGCGGAGTATCTCCTCGCCAACATGAGAGAAGCCTCATTCCGTTCAATAGGCGACATCGCCGACGAGCTCAAGGTGTCGAAGGCGCAGCTTGTACGCGTCGCGCAGATGCTGGGGTTTTCGGGCTACGCCGAGCTTAAGGCCTGCCTGCAGAAAACGATACTCGAACAGATCAATCCAGCCGCGCTTCTCGCGCGCGCCGTCAGCTCCAACGACTCGTTTCCAGACAGCATATTCAAGGCCGAGCACGCGAACCTCGACGACACGATGGCGCAGCTCGTCCCGGCCGACATAGACAAGTTCTGCGAGATAATCAAAAGCGCCAGCAACGTCTACTGCGTCGGCTGGGGCATCTCGTCGCTCGTGATGGAGCTTATGCAGATACGCCTCACCGTCATGGGCTGCCGCGCGCTGCTCTGCCGCCGCGGCGGGCTCTCGCTCTGGGAGCAGGTCCGCAGCGTCCGCGAGGGGGACGCCGTAGTCGTATGCGAGCTTCCGAGCTACGCGGTCGAGGTAACGGAATCGGTCGAGATCGCGCACAGGAACGGCGCTCGCGTCATAACGATGACGGACAGCGCCGCCGCCCCGGTCTGCCGTTTCGCGGAGCTGCAGATAAACGTCTCGGCGAACAGCCCGACCTTCGGCAGCAGCATCATCGGGCCGATATTCCTCACGCACGTCCTGACGTCGTCGCTCGCGGTCTCTCTCGGCGACGAGGCCAAGAAGTCGTTCGACGAGCAGGCGCAGTTCCTCCACGACGAGAGGATCTTCCATCCCATCTTCGGGCTGAAATATTAA
- a CDS encoding NADH:flavin oxidoreductase, with product MSATSEREKIQRLFKSFQHGKFSARNRFVRAAAWLGCCDGESGALTPSAVSRAAEAAAGGAGTVVSEFAYVSREGRAATRQWGLDGERGAEEVRRLAQAVHAHGSRLIVQICHAGGLLSSAFAEGAGVSPSGVTMPGCDTGSRAMTRDDIERVLGEFAAAALRAKEGGADGVEIHGAHGFLVTQFLSPLFNKRTDEYGGSAENRARFLRELCAGVRAAVGGDFRLWVKLSVNEGMDGGYGPDDGTLAALAALASGADAVEVSSGADYTPAAHRPSVVGVSAGESEAPFAPYARMIRERAPEDAVVILTGGLRSLPVIAGLLDEGAADMFGLCRPFIAEPDLVNRWAEDDARPSACVSCNACLKTAARGPVSCPVMRDREEGEWAPL from the coding sequence ATGTCCGCAACATCGGAGAGAGAAAAGATACAAAGACTGTTCAAAAGCTTTCAGCATGGAAAATTTTCGGCCCGCAACCGCTTCGTCCGCGCCGCCGCGTGGCTCGGCTGCTGCGACGGCGAGAGCGGCGCTCTGACGCCCTCCGCCGTCTCGCGAGCCGCCGAGGCAGCCGCCGGAGGAGCGGGGACCGTCGTATCCGAGTTCGCCTACGTAAGCCGCGAAGGACGGGCCGCGACGCGCCAGTGGGGGCTCGACGGAGAGCGCGGAGCGGAGGAAGTCCGCCGTCTCGCGCAGGCCGTCCACGCGCACGGCTCGAGGCTCATAGTCCAGATCTGCCACGCCGGCGGACTGCTCTCGTCCGCCTTCGCCGAAGGCGCTGGCGTCTCGCCGAGCGGCGTGACGATGCCGGGATGCGATACGGGCAGCCGCGCGATGACAAGGGACGACATAGAGCGCGTGCTCGGCGAGTTTGCGGCCGCGGCGCTGCGCGCGAAGGAGGGCGGCGCGGACGGCGTTGAAATACACGGCGCGCACGGCTTCCTCGTAACACAGTTCCTCTCGCCGCTCTTCAACAAAAGAACAGACGAATACGGAGGAAGCGCCGAAAATCGCGCGCGTTTTCTTCGTGAACTATGCGCCGGCGTCCGTGCGGCTGTCGGCGGCGATTTCCGGCTGTGGGTGAAGCTCAGCGTCAACGAAGGTATGGACGGGGGCTACGGCCCCGACGACGGGACGCTCGCTGCGCTCGCGGCGCTGGCCTCGGGCGCGGACGCAGTTGAAGTTTCGTCCGGCGCGGACTACACGCCGGCGGCGCATAGACCGTCGGTCGTCGGCGTATCCGCCGGAGAGTCAGAGGCTCCATTCGCGCCGTACGCTCGCATGATAAGGGAACGCGCGCCGGAGGACGCCGTCGTCATACTGACCGGCGGCCTGCGTTCGCTTCCGGTCATAGCCGGCCTGCTCGACGAGGGCGCGGCCGACATGTTCGGCCTCTGCCGCCCGTTCATAGCGGAGCCGGATCTGGTAAACCGCTGGGCCGAGGACGACGCGCGCCCCTCAGCCTGCGTCTCGTGCAACGCCTGCCTCAAGACGGCCGCGCGCGGCCCTGTGAGCTGCCCCGTCATGCGCGACAGGGAAGAGGGAGAATGGGCGCCGCTTTGA
- a CDS encoding radical SAM protein, whose product MLKKFPFFLPLAGCRGQCVYCDQRVITGVRAVPSPDDVRAALSGLAEPREICYFGGSFCRFPPERVKEYLDCVTMYAPAGSAVRFSTYPGDLRDGALRGLIKQYPVSRIELGIPTLDPAVLAACRREADPEKIFEDIRLLMADGLPVGVQMMIGLPGQGRESSLSDLRRLAALKGADSWELRLYPCLVLEGTELCRLYRSGEYRPLSVEEAALWGGEFIDEALEYGFVPIRIGLQETESLASDVAAGPHHPALGELILAEASARRLTRENPGGPWNVPRREISRFTGHGRFGIKRLAAHAGIVEEEAAGLLRFV is encoded by the coding sequence TTGCTGAAAAAATTTCCGTTCTTCCTGCCTCTCGCCGGCTGCCGCGGTCAGTGCGTCTACTGCGACCAGCGCGTCATAACCGGCGTGCGCGCCGTGCCCTCGCCCGATGACGTGCGCGCCGCGCTGAGCGGCCTTGCCGAGCCGCGCGAGATATGCTATTTCGGCGGCTCCTTCTGCCGCTTTCCGCCCGAGAGGGTGAAGGAATACCTCGACTGCGTGACGATGTACGCGCCCGCCGGGAGCGCCGTGCGCTTCTCGACCTACCCCGGCGACCTGCGCGACGGCGCGCTGCGCGGGCTGATAAAGCAATATCCGGTTTCGCGCATAGAGCTCGGCATACCGACGCTCGACCCCGCCGTGCTCGCCGCCTGCCGCCGCGAGGCCGACCCTGAAAAAATATTCGAGGACATACGGCTGCTCATGGCCGACGGACTGCCGGTAGGCGTGCAGATGATGATAGGGCTGCCGGGACAGGGACGCGAAAGCAGCCTCTCCGACCTTCGCCGCCTCGCAGCGCTCAAGGGCGCGGACTCTTGGGAGCTGCGCCTTTATCCGTGTCTCGTCCTCGAGGGGACGGAGCTCTGCCGCCTCTACAGGAGCGGCGAGTACCGCCCGCTTTCTGTCGAGGAGGCGGCGCTATGGGGCGGCGAGTTTATCGACGAAGCCCTCGAATACGGCTTCGTGCCGATAAGGATAGGGCTTCAGGAGACGGAGTCGCTCGCCTCGGACGTCGCCGCGGGGCCGCACCATCCGGCGCTAGGCGAGCTGATACTCGCCGAGGCTTCGGCGCGCCGTCTCACACGCGAGAACCCCGGAGGACCGTGGAACGTTCCGCGCCGCGAAATCTCGCGCTTTACGGGCCACGGACGCTTCGGAATAAAGCGCCTAGCCGCCCACGCCGGCATCGTCGAGGAAGAGGCCGCAGGGCTGCTCCGCTTCGTATGA
- a CDS encoding ImmA/IrrE family metallo-endopeptidase gives MLPKTSREEEVEDLLEEQYPEPPARLPEWAVSEAAEWRLLDDFDILAKAEERTGLSLDIKRVALPSGVWGIHLVRGERGRIFINSMLPLLWRRFALFHELYHLLYHTKGARFWSRSFVSMESFENRADTFAWAALWPEWEEGQYRDWDGEESWPC, from the coding sequence ATGCTTCCGAAGACAAGTAGGGAAGAAGAAGTTGAAGACCTGCTCGAGGAGCAGTATCCGGAGCCGCCCGCGCGCCTGCCGGAATGGGCGGTGAGCGAGGCCGCGGAGTGGCGTCTCCTCGACGATTTCGACATACTCGCGAAGGCGGAGGAACGCACTGGGCTCTCTCTCGACATAAAGCGCGTCGCGCTGCCCTCCGGCGTGTGGGGGATACATCTGGTGCGCGGCGAACGCGGACGCATCTTCATCAACTCGATGCTGCCGCTGCTGTGGCGGCGCTTCGCGCTCTTTCACGAGCTCTACCATCTGCTGTATCACACGAAAGGCGCGCGCTTCTGGTCGCGCAGCTTCGTCTCTATGGAGAGCTTTGAAAACCGCGCCGACACCTTCGCCTGGGCCGCGCTCTGGCCCGAATGGGAGGAGGGGCAGTACCGCGACTGGGACGGTGAGGAGTCTTGGCCTTGCTGA
- a CDS encoding helix-turn-helix transcriptional regulator translates to MSLGNRIKSLRKAQHLTQQKLADKVEVSRIYVQALESNRRLPSMKLLQRLAPALNVEVADLLQDFSSPDKPGRVQLESMLDDGELEIWYRSKKLSEKELRRVYRVIEAALDDWDEKDASEDK, encoded by the coding sequence ATGAGTCTTGGCAACAGGATCAAATCGCTGCGCAAAGCGCAGCATTTAACTCAGCAGAAGCTCGCGGACAAAGTCGAGGTCAGCCGCATCTATGTGCAGGCGCTCGAGAGCAACCGCAGGCTTCCGTCCATGAAGCTGCTCCAGAGGCTGGCTCCGGCCCTCAACGTCGAGGTCGCCGACCTCCTTCAGGACTTCTCCTCGCCGGACAAGCCCGGGCGCGTCCAGCTTGAGTCCATGCTCGACGACGGAGAGCTCGAGATATGGTATCGCAGCAAGAAGCTTTCGGAGAAGGAGCTGCGACGCGTCTACAGAGTGATCGAGGCGGCGCTCGACGATTGGGACGAGAAGGATGCTTCCGAAGACAAGTAG
- a CDS encoding triphosphoribosyl-dephospho-CoA synthase, whose product MKSSGAEFLAIAAYEASVREVMTSPKPGLVDAEGSGCHDDMDCALFLKSARAIAPFWIRQARAGLSGAPPERAMELLRPAGAEMERAMLEAAGGVNTHKGLIYLMSLLVYGAGFAIFSGAPLSAETAARFAALAVRGSVERELGVLRGASQRRALTNGERLYLEHGVTGVRGEAERGFPSAICAGLPALRRALGGGASFNDAGLAALLEMMLVCEDSNVIHRAGFDYWRGGYMELVRRARAAFRAPSWDRAPLYELERRFMERRVSPGGAADLLSCVYFLHSISDARTLSVVNKRTI is encoded by the coding sequence ATGAAGTCAAGCGGCGCGGAATTTCTCGCAATCGCGGCCTACGAGGCCTCCGTGCGCGAGGTCATGACTTCTCCGAAGCCTGGGCTCGTGGACGCGGAGGGCAGCGGATGCCACGACGACATGGACTGCGCGCTTTTTCTGAAAAGCGCGCGCGCCATAGCGCCCTTCTGGATACGTCAGGCGCGCGCCGGCCTAAGCGGCGCGCCGCCGGAGCGCGCGATGGAGCTGCTGCGTCCGGCCGGCGCGGAAATGGAGCGCGCGATGCTCGAGGCTGCCGGCGGGGTGAATACTCACAAGGGGCTTATCTACCTTATGTCTCTGCTCGTCTACGGGGCCGGCTTCGCCATATTTTCCGGCGCGCCGCTCAGCGCAGAGACGGCGGCGAGGTTCGCGGCGCTCGCAGTGCGCGGCTCGGTCGAGCGCGAGCTCGGCGTCCTGCGCGGCGCATCGCAGCGGCGCGCTCTCACGAACGGCGAGCGGCTGTATCTCGAGCACGGAGTCACGGGGGTGCGCGGCGAGGCCGAGCGCGGCTTTCCGTCGGCAATATGCGCCGGCCTTCCCGCTCTGCGCCGCGCGCTCGGCGGCGGCGCGAGCTTCAACGACGCTGGACTTGCGGCCCTTCTTGAGATGATGCTCGTGTGCGAGGACAGCAACGTCATACACCGCGCGGGTTTCGATTACTGGCGCGGCGGGTATATGGAGCTCGTCCGCCGCGCGCGCGCCGCATTCCGCGCTCCGTCGTGGGACCGCGCGCCGCTTTACGAGCTGGAACGCAGATTTATGGAACGCCGCGTAAGCCCCGGCGGCGCCGCCGACCTTCTGAGCTGCGTATATTTCCTGCATAGTATCTCTGACGCTCGTACTCTCTCCGTTGTCAACAAACGGACTATATAG
- a CDS encoding lytic transglycosylase domain-containing protein translates to MAERGKTAIFFRRFAALCLIALCAAAFGEAVCLVSASCWNEGRAAWKNGDCEAALEAWSRGAWAQPFAIRPARLYYWKIRALERLGRDGEAARTAALLALRKPLDFYSFVLAYEGKYPKLTRAVNDAKSRAAAARRWAAEAEAAASRTGVRENVLFGIMKRESKFKPGAVSARGAVGLMQLMPPTAREAAARLNDETLSPYVPEQNVMLGAAHFAYLSAKFSRRLPLAVAAYNAGASAVSRWRADEAADWVEWIEDIPYPQTREYVRSVLENIEIYDYGGKGAKQGRRSFFAWALLPPSIGAEFAGKRENPARME, encoded by the coding sequence ATGGCCGAACGGGGCAAGACGGCTATATTTTTCCGCCGCTTCGCCGCGCTGTGCCTTATCGCGCTGTGCGCGGCGGCCTTCGGAGAAGCGGTCTGCCTCGTCTCGGCGTCATGCTGGAACGAGGGGCGCGCGGCGTGGAAGAACGGGGACTGCGAGGCCGCGCTCGAGGCGTGGTCGCGCGGCGCGTGGGCCCAGCCGTTCGCGATACGCCCGGCGCGCCTATATTACTGGAAGATACGCGCGCTCGAAAGGCTCGGGCGCGACGGAGAGGCGGCCCGTACGGCCGCGCTGCTCGCGCTGCGCAAGCCGCTCGACTTTTATTCTTTCGTCCTCGCTTACGAGGGCAAATACCCGAAGCTCACGCGCGCGGTGAACGACGCGAAGTCGCGCGCCGCGGCGGCGCGCCGCTGGGCCGCCGAAGCAGAGGCCGCGGCGTCGAGGACTGGCGTGCGCGAAAACGTGCTTTTCGGCATAATGAAGCGCGAGAGCAAATTCAAGCCCGGCGCCGTGAGCGCGCGCGGAGCCGTCGGCCTCATGCAGCTCATGCCGCCGACGGCGCGCGAGGCCGCCGCGCGGCTCAACGATGAAACTCTCTCCCCCTACGTGCCGGAGCAGAACGTGATGCTCGGAGCGGCGCACTTCGCCTATCTCAGCGCGAAATTCAGCCGCAGGCTGCCGCTCGCGGTCGCGGCCTACAACGCCGGCGCCTCCGCCGTTTCACGCTGGAGGGCGGACGAGGCCGCCGACTGGGTGGAATGGATAGAGGATATACCGTACCCGCAGACGCGCGAATACGTGCGCTCAGTGCTCGAAAACATAGAAATCTACGACTACGGCGGAAAGGGAGCCAAGCAGGGAAGACGCTCTTTCTTCGCGTGGGCGCTGCTGCCGCCGTCGATAGGCGCGGAGTTCGCGGGCAAACGGGAAAATCCAGCAAGGATGGAGTGA
- a CDS encoding YbaK/EbsC family protein, with translation MARAEGNFDPVEAVRAFLEEARCDSQIKHTEATIFTVSDASAAVGAPEEEILKSILLRVNHGKYYALALMSGVNKVDAKKVKKALGASHVSFAGGEECEEWSGFRPGGVPPVGYPEQPRTLLDEDLFNYQTVWAAAGTDHAFFPVAPEELLRITGGEKSDIKKD, from the coding sequence ATGGCGCGTGCTGAAGGAAATTTCGACCCGGTGGAGGCTGTGCGCGCGTTTCTTGAAGAAGCGCGCTGCGATTCTCAGATAAAACATACGGAGGCGACGATATTCACAGTCTCCGACGCTTCGGCCGCGGTCGGAGCGCCTGAAGAAGAGATACTCAAAAGCATACTGCTGCGAGTGAACCACGGAAAATACTACGCGCTGGCGCTGATGTCCGGCGTCAACAAGGTCGACGCGAAAAAAGTCAAAAAGGCGCTCGGCGCTTCGCACGTCTCGTTCGCAGGAGGCGAGGAGTGCGAAGAATGGTCCGGCTTCCGCCCCGGAGGCGTGCCGCCGGTCGGCTATCCGGAACAGCCGCGCACGCTGCTCGACGAAGACCTCTTCAACTATCAGACAGTGTGGGCAGCCGCAGGCACAGATCACGCCTTCTTTCCGGTCGCGCCAGAGGAGCTGCTGCGCATAACCGGCGGCGAAAAGAGCGACATAAAGAAAGACTAA
- a CDS encoding SMI1/KNR4 family protein yields MDCAEYRAYMKEFFERLYASYSEGSGAGVMLPFGDEGREMWADGAEEDEEWKKWKLVPASISGEEIAAFEDEIGTKLPLCVRAFLTTYHHCFEPPVGRNPTFAHFEGMREAWNPTLVAAGYLPVAWDEEGGYIRCVDLSNMPDEEKCGVFEIDHEILFSLDENAGRGAIEAEMMPVAENFIAFLDGIAGGEI; encoded by the coding sequence ATGGACTGCGCAGAATACCGCGCTTATATGAAAGAATTTTTCGAGCGTCTGTACGCCAGTTATTCGGAGGGAAGCGGCGCCGGCGTCATGCTCCCGTTCGGAGACGAAGGGCGCGAGATGTGGGCCGACGGCGCGGAAGAGGACGAAGAATGGAAGAAATGGAAGCTCGTCCCCGCGTCGATAAGCGGCGAGGAGATAGCCGCCTTCGAGGACGAAATAGGGACGAAGCTGCCGCTCTGCGTCAGGGCCTTCCTCACCACCTATCACCACTGCTTCGAACCGCCCGTCGGACGAAACCCGACTTTCGCGCACTTCGAGGGCATGAGGGAGGCGTGGAACCCGACTCTCGTCGCGGCCGGCTATCTGCCCGTCGCGTGGGACGAGGAGGGCGGATACATCCGCTGCGTCGATTTGTCGAATATGCCGGACGAGGAGAAATGCGGCGTCTTCGAGATAGACCACGAGATACTTTTCTCGCTCGACGAAAACGCCGGACGCGGCGCAATCGAGGCAGAGATGATGCCCGTCGCCGAAAACTTCATCGCATTTCTCGACGGGATAGCGGGCGGCGAGATTTAG